Genomic segment of Apium graveolens cultivar Ventura chromosome 7, ASM990537v1, whole genome shotgun sequence:
tattatgactccgcttattatttagtaatattttttattttattaaagaataatgttcgataatcaaacttacttttgattattcaaataaagatattactttcgtataaggatatctttgattatttacgattcatttcaagtataagttttccaacttctacctccattattctttatgggaatattatttgaataataatattcagatatttcttttatattgagactgatttactttattaaatcagcattattccaaacactctttaaagtgttttcgagtcttcaaaatgatttttaaaagttagagcggatcccaaaactcatttttatatttaagatcttccttttaaaaggggatttaaatactcgctcaaaacctgagggatccggctctatggtgtattttatattcgcaacaaggttgcagttttggtaaatgaattgattacttacccaatgttcgggaagtaagtccatctatcgagtcggcataagcaacatgggctcagtgggcgtccatgatagtgtaagtggctcagtgggagtccatcaaatgcataagtggctgagtggcagtccagcataaggccctattgcggccagggtgatgaccagtggggaattcgtccatctactagtagaaaaggttacttattggtatctttgcctgatcagcaagatatcgggtttatgccacaattctttttcccttccaaaaattcattggatgttacaaactctgttcatactttacatgacagaggttttcagggactgtataaagaagatgtatatgtggacatatatatcggaacttaatgaagtatatcataacttcatttccttcaataatacttcaaagatttaatctattcaaatatgtcttgtagtctcatctatgtgatgaactgttgaaagctcattatactttgaacagtggtagttcaagtaactttataaatgatataagtatagtgaagtatttggtaacttcatcccttgtttttacttatatccagtaagtaattatcttacacttgataaaggattctagtaagtatccgtttagatacttgtattattgttatcactatatattatcttgcgagctgtaaggctcactcttgctttatttcttcatcacacaaccacagttaggaaagatggccagactccagcagacccagcgcaagcgcgtgggaagcgtcccgcgtcttcccgttgatgttgtagcggctatagctgtagaggtagatcttttggtagatcaggcattctacttttgagaatcaattatgtataattataacttgtggcagataatggcaattaactgtaaatttatcaagtaatcattttgggttgtaataacttttaattgtggattcaaagactggtacttatttcaatttcatctctgagactataacgggttgtggtgtgtgttagtgtggggtcacagcataagtttatttattattaattaagtgaagtgatattgtggaaagaaagaccgtgacgacccggattcctgaccccggatctgggggtgttacatctatTTTTTACTATAAAGTAATTACTGCATTGTCAAATCAAAAACTATTGTACGTCATAACTAAAGTAGAAGGACCTGTAACATTCACGTGCTACTTGATATTCATACTGCTTAGAAACACATATACATTTTCTACAACTTTTGCTTCAATTGACAAGACTACTCATTTATTTTGTTGCATACTGCATGTGGCTACCTAGCAGTGGCATGCTCTTCCAAATTTTGGTGCATTTGACAAGAATACTCATTTACTTTGTTGCTTACTACATGTGGCTACCTAGCAGTAGCATGCCCTTCCATTTTTTTCTCCATTAGACAAGACTACTCATTTACTTTGTTTTTCGTGTTTCCTTCCACTTCAACCTTTTAAGTGTCTCACTTCTCATTTTCGCGTctcaaaattatttaaaatgCTTGCATGTGCCTTATACTGTGTGTTCACGGGATACCTAACTCATTTACTGATAAGGGTCTACAAATTAAAACCTACACGGCCATAAATAATATTGCATTTCTTTTACAATTGCATAAGTTACATACCATTTATACTACATTTCAATGGATTCAGTACAGTACACATCACTAAGAAACCTTCATCCTGTAAGTCAAATTCAGTGgagaatcaaagtttcaagtATCACGACAAAGGGATGACTATAGCAAAAACAAAGTAGCGTATCGAGGTTTGCAGATGATACTTGTTGATGAATATGTAATATGCTTTAATAACTTAATCTTGTCAATCACCAACTTCATTTATATAGTTCTCATAAATCTATTCATGGGTCTGTACAGCGCAACCGTATGCATGCATGGATACCGTTCGGGGAGGTAGGTCATTTTCATGGTCGAATTGTCGAAGGTCAAACTTATGGtatttttcatttatttatttttaaaaatataaagtaATCAAAGTACTACAGAAGTACTATTACATGGAAAGAagtttttacaaaaaaaaaaaattacaactACGTTTACCAAACCCGTGAAGTTGTGTTTTCACGTAAAAAATACGCACGCGACTCGTAAGACACCCTTTTCAAAGCTGTGAAAGTCATATATATACTactatttaattaaaataaaaaatatgtacTAAAAATAGGTTCACGTCACTaatcaataaaaaaaattaaaccaaaatttttttgtataagtataaTATTATAGTTCAAAACCTGACCTCCGAAGACTTTTTTAACCTTTTTAACCTTCCAAAATAAGAACCAAAGACAAACGGAGGGGAGgaaaaaaaacaaaatatatatatatattttaacccAGAATGCCATTACTTCTGGGGCTCTGGGGTTGAATTCCAAAAATAATGGCATTCTTTGCCAATTTATGAAATATTTGAACAAGTAAACAAAAAAATGAATTGTTTATTCAAATGGGTAAAAAGGTCCGGGAGCCGTACACACGCACGGAAACACCACCTTGTTTCCCAACTAACACTGACTGACTGACCAATTACCACTGTTTTTGCTGGAGTGGTTAGCTGGAACTGATGTTTGAGACAGACATTGTCTCCGCATGACTGTTTTAGTAATTAGGTCAAAATTTCACAAACAACGGGTACTTGTCCTTGCCAAAGGTCACACTCTCTGAATTCCACATGTTTTCCTTGAATTCTTTTCTCTTTGGTAATATTTCTTCATGTTTAAGATGGATAATACACACACAAACGGTGCTTGTCTTTGCTGTTGCAGATGAATCCAATAATTAACTAATGTGTTAAGCTTTTAGAGGCTTCTTGTTTCAAGGACGACACATGAACCCCCCATACGGCCTTATTTGAAAATGACTCGTATTTCACTATGCACCAAAGCACATCAAACTCATAAAGCATAAAATATATATGCCACTTTAAATGAAAGCATTTTGAGTTTTAAGAAATTTTGTTAACATACTCGAGAAAAAAGTACTAACTACAATTAGCAGCAACTAAATGATAATTTATCTAAATTTTATCTGTCCTGAATTTCATTCAAAGTAAACCGACATTTAATCTAAAAATTATGTAAGTATAATTTTTAACGCCGTGACATATAGTTATTTCTAGTCTTAAATATATGGTCAACTATCCATTTATAAGATTAATTATATCTCTACATTGGAGTGATGATTTTGTAAAGTTAGTTCTATATTTTAGCTAGaaccaattatacctctgtaTCGGACTGCTCTTACAAACCAAAGAAATAAGTAATTTATTCCTTAAAAGAAATaagtaatttatattttaaaataaataatttatgccttaaaatgaataaataatttataagtgAAAAGTAAAAtaatacttataagttaaataaatgttaaaataatttaattataagTGAGGactttttttcttaaaaaaactaaaataaatatttattaaatacaattatcttaattcttaaattttaagttagattaatatttaaaaatatatattttaaaattgaggttaataaatcaaacaaaaaatcaaaataagttgagaaaaaatatATTGTTACTCACATTCAATTTATcaacttataaattatatatttaatttataaattggGTCGACAAATACTCGTAAATAAGCtcctaacattcaacttatcaacttataaattataaatttaacttataattTAGGTCAAAAAACACTCGTAGATAAACGATTACAAACTTGCAAGCCCGCTGTCAAACATTCTAGCTTTACAAACCAAAACAAGATTATATATGCTGAAAAGGCAGTATTCTTTCAATTGAGGTTGATAACATATTACTTGAAATTTAATTAAAAAGTCGGGGCCAATCCTACTCAAGATTATATGCTGTAAAGCAAATACATAGCTCTTCAACCTACAATTCGTAAATGTCATAGGTATTCGACATAAATCAGATTAATCAGAACATCAAAATTGTTCGAGACATATGGCAATTGACTATGGTCCAAGCTGCATTGCCACCGTCTCTGACAATGTGTTGGCCGCTAGCTGCAACGTCCGGCAAAAGTCAACAAAATAAATGGTGCTATCAACCATGATTTGATACATGTATCCTGGCTTAGCCCCAACACATTCACTTCTTAAGattaaagaaaataaatattCTCCCTAATATGATACTGAACTAAGTTAAGATATGTAATCTACTAAACCTGAGTAATCTATTACAGCCTCTTCTTCTTCCCATTGTCTTTATCCATACTTTCCTCGAGCACAACAATATGGCCATCGAgttcaagttcatcagcttttTGCTTGCTCGTTTCCTCGAAAGATATACTCGAGGCATTTGAACTGTCAGAAATCTTCCTTTTCTTCCCTAAAGGCAGGGTTTCAGTTGCTTCAGTTGCTCCTTGAAGAATATCTAATTCATCATCCACGACAGCTTGTACTGGAACTTCTTGCCTGGAAGTGCTTGTTCCATTACCGGCAGGTGAATTTTCATGGTTCTCTGTTGTCAGAACCTGAGTCCATCCAGAGAGAATCATTCCATCTGGTTCCTTCTCCTCGTCAAACTCCTCCCTTTTACAATATATCATATTCATATAAACATTAGAAGAGGGGTAATAATAATTACAGTCTGGTGTCAGAAAAGATAGCCACCTGTGTTTAATATTTATATTGCAAGAAAGCTCCTGCTGAAGGTCCTCAACTGTGAGGACAGTACCCCCAGTAATAGAAGAAGGAAGCTCCGACAAAACCTAAGGAAGATTCAGTTAATTATCTCAAATTACTTTAAAATTAAGTTATAAATTCGAAGGCACAGATAAGTATCATCACCTTGTCAAGATTTGCTGTGTAATTAGCTATCATCGCCTCATCAAGATCATCACCAACCTCATAAAGAAGGGCCGCACCATGCATGACTAATGGCAAACTCATGCCAAGCCTAGCTTTAACAATTTTCTCAACTATGTCCCTCAACTTTGAGCGGTGCGTATTAATCTCAAGCAGAAGAGGTGTCTGTTTCCAAAAGTGATCCATAGTAGCTTATTAAAGTAGGTGGCCATTTTAAAAAGTAGGCGGCCACAAGTATGAAATCTCACAAACAAAACAGAACCATAATATATTAGCAAGAAAAACACTGATAAAACCAAACTCACCTCAGAACAAACATAGCAGTTCTTATTAGGCTCAAATGGCTCCACCGGCATAAGAAGCATCTTTCTAGATGGATGTTCAAGGCAGTAGGTCATCCTATACGTATTACACATTGGATCAGTATCATTATTTCATATATACTAAAAACTCAAACATAGCATCTCAGAAGTATATTTTAACACAACAGTCGATTCATTAGAATGCATTCATGGTGAAGAGCATTGCCCAGTAACCCACCTATAGTTGCTTGTGTCGTTTAGAAGCACCTTTATTGCCTCGATGACAATCAATCCAGCAATGATAGCATTTGTGGTTGCGACTGCATGCACAATATTACCAGCGATTCCCTTGGCTTCAAAAAGGCTATGTAAAGGAATCCCAAAGGAAGAAGCTCGAATATTAGCAGCAGCTGTAACAAATTCTACAGCTAACTGATCGTCTTTATCGAAACTTAGGTTCCCTACTTCCTTCAGAGAGAAAAGAAAGATGTCGAGGGTTGGTTAGAATAGAATACTATTTGCACTAAAAAAAGAGCTACATAAACTACTTAAAATGTCAGAAATTATCCCGGACCTGTTCTCTTTTTAAAAAGAACAACTTTAGTGCCTCAAGGAAAACTCTGGAATTTTCAACAAGGCTCCACACCTCCTGTGGATTCTTAAGACCCAGACCAAACATCGCAGATACTGACAGAGGATCATCTGCAGTTTTAGTGTACTCCACTATACCATTTTGCCGAGTAAGTGCAGCTGACAGAACATCTGGTATATAGATAGGCCTTGGCCTGTTACGGTTTCTCCATGTCTCTTCATTAGACAAAGCCATCTCAATGTTATAACCAAAAACATGGTCATAAACCCTTCTCCCATATTGGTCAATGTCTTCATCAGTTTTACGTACAAACACATCTTCTGAATGTTCTGAAGAGCTACTGGCATCACCAGAACGCACATTAAGATCATTTTCCTGATTCTTGTTGCCAAAAAGCTTTGAAAAAAGCAAGTCCTTTGCCCACACAATACAGTGAACAAACTGTATGATTAAAAGTCATTATTACTACGTACCGTCCATA
This window contains:
- the LOC141671893 gene encoding SUMO-activating enzyme subunit 2-like; protein product: MAATDHQLSAIKGKKVLMVGAGGIGCELLKTLALSGFQDIHIIDMDTIEVSNLNRQFLFRKIHVGQSKAKVARDAVLRFRPQISITPYHANVKDPDFSVDFFKQFHVVLNGLDNLDARRHVNRLCLAADVPLVESGTTGFLGQVTVHVKSKTECYECQPKPAPKTYPVCTITSTPSKFVHCIVWAKDLLFSKLFGNKNQENDLNVRSGDASSSSEHSEDVFVRKTDEDIDQYGRRVYDHVFGYNIEMALSNEETWRNRNRPRPIYIPDVLSAALTRQNGIVEYTKTADDPLSVSAMFGLGLKNPQEVWSLVENSRVFLEALKLFFLKREQEVGNLSFDKDDQLAVEFVTAAANIRASSFGIPLHSLFEAKGIAGNIVHAVATTNAIIAGLIVIEAIKVLLNDTSNYRMTYCLEHPSRKMLLMPVEPFEPNKNCYVCSETPLLLEINTHRSKLRDIVEKIVKARLGMSLPLVMHGAALLYEVGDDLDEAMIANYTANLDKVLSELPSSITGGTVLTVEDLQQELSCNINIKHREEFDEEKEPDGMILSGWTQVLTTENHENSPAGNGTSTSRQEVPVQAVVDDELDILQGATEATETLPLGKKRKISDSSNASSISFEETSKQKADELELDGHIVVLEESMDKDNGKKKRL